Part of the Prochlorococcus sp. MIT 0603 genome is shown below.
GTTTTATTAAACTAGGTCAGGCTCTATCAACAAGGCCAGATCTAATTAAGCAAGAATGGTTAGATGAATTAACAAGGCTACAGGACGATTTGCCGCGCTTTGATCATAAAATAGCTTTAAAAATTTTTGAAACCGAAATTGGCCAGCCAGTAGATAAGATATTTACAGATTTCCCAAATGAGCCAATAGCTTCTGCAAGTTTAGGGCAGGTATATAAAGCTAAATTAGATAAAGATTATACAGTTGCAGTTAAAATACAAAGGCCAAATTTAACTTATATAATTCGACGAGATCTAGTTATAATAAGAATAATAGCTGTTATATCAAAACCTTTCTTACCACTAAACTTGGGCTTTGGTATTGGGGAAATTATAGATGAGTTTGGGATAAGTTTGTTCAAGGAAATTGATTATGAACAAGAAGCTAAAAATGCAGAAAGATTTGCTGCTTTATTTTCAAATAATAAAACAATTGTAGTTCCTAGAGTAGAGAACATAATATCATCCAAAAAAGTAATTACAACAAGCTGGATAGAAGGAATAAAAATGAAAAGCAGAGGCGAACTTATACAAAATGGTATAGATCCAACAGCAATAATAAGATCAGCTGTTACGAGCGGCATACAACAGCTATTGGAGTTTGGATATTTTCATGCTGACCCTCATCCTGGAAATCTTTTTGCTTTAAAAGGAAAAACAATAAATAGGGGGCATATTGGTTATGTTGATTTTGGAATGATGGATTATATTAATGACAAAGATCGAATAACACTAACTGGTGCAATTGTACATTTAATTAATAATGATTATTTATTATTGGCCAAGGACTTTCAGCGCTTAGGGTTTCTATCAAGTGATCAGAACCTAGATGAAATAGCTGTA
Proteins encoded:
- a CDS encoding ABC1 kinase family protein, whose product is MVYNAKRDLIWLILRPWILIPRIIQIIFIIIKFIIRFLLEANSEDKNVQKGLAEYLLNTISKLGPCFIKLGQALSTRPDLIKQEWLDELTRLQDDLPRFDHKIALKIFETEIGQPVDKIFTDFPNEPIASASLGQVYKAKLDKDYTVAVKIQRPNLTYIIRRDLVIIRIIAVISKPFLPLNLGFGIGEIIDEFGISLFKEIDYEQEAKNAERFAALFSNNKTIVVPRVENIISSKKVITTSWIEGIKMKSRGELIQNGIDPTAIIRSAVTSGIQQLLEFGYFHADPHPGNLFALKGKTINRGHIGYVDFGMMDYINDKDRITLTGAIVHLINNDYLLLAKDFQRLGFLSSDQNLDEIAVVLKEVLGGVINKDVNSLNLKTVTDKFSDLMFDYPFRVPSRFALIIRAVVSQEGLAIRLDPDFKIIRFAYPYIAKRLLTDQSEELLEILMDIIFDKQNKLRVDRLESLLEVIEESSNQPIWDLLPVARNGVKLLVSSKGSNIRKKLLMSLIKNDEFNIDEMKELLKLISKKFDPMAIGTQFIKN